One segment of Bradyrhizobium sp. CB2312 DNA contains the following:
- the dxr gene encoding 1-deoxy-D-xylulose-5-phosphate reductoisomerase produces MSAVPLRNNRLAASDVRSVTVLGATGSIGDSTMDLLRASPERYRVEALTANGNVAALAKLAKEFSARYVAIADTSKLAELKAALAGTSTECGAGESAVIEAGARPADWVMAAVSGAAGLKPALAAVDRGAHVALANKECLVCAGDFFMQRAAKAGACILPADSEHNALFQALASGNRDELVRVIITASGGPFRTWKAADIEQATLEQALKHPNWSMGQKITIDSASMMNKGLEVIEASYLFALSPDEIDVLVHPQSIIHGMVEFSDRSVMAQLGAPDMRTPIAHCLGWPDRIKGPAAKLDLAKIGQLTFEAPDFERFPGLRLAFDSLRTGKGATTVYNAANEVAVAAFIAGKIRFGAIARLVEATLDDWIRGGNQAPMTSADDAISVDYVARNRAAALLPQIALKAS; encoded by the coding sequence ATGAGCGCAGTCCCATTGCGTAACAACAGGCTTGCTGCGTCCGACGTCCGCAGCGTCACGGTTCTCGGCGCCACCGGCTCGATCGGCGACAGCACGATGGATTTGCTGCGCGCCTCGCCCGAGCGCTACCGCGTCGAAGCCTTGACCGCGAACGGCAATGTCGCGGCGCTGGCCAAGCTCGCGAAGGAATTCTCCGCGCGCTACGTCGCGATCGCCGACACCTCCAAGCTCGCCGAGCTCAAGGCCGCGCTCGCCGGCACCAGCACCGAATGCGGCGCCGGCGAAAGCGCGGTGATCGAGGCCGGCGCGCGTCCGGCTGATTGGGTCATGGCCGCCGTCAGCGGCGCGGCCGGACTGAAGCCGGCGCTGGCCGCGGTCGATCGCGGCGCTCATGTCGCGCTCGCCAACAAGGAATGCCTGGTTTGCGCCGGCGATTTCTTCATGCAGCGCGCGGCGAAAGCGGGCGCCTGCATCCTGCCGGCCGATTCCGAGCACAACGCGCTGTTTCAGGCCCTGGCATCGGGCAATCGCGACGAGCTTGTCCGCGTCATCATCACGGCCTCGGGCGGCCCGTTCCGCACCTGGAAGGCCGCTGACATCGAGCAGGCGACGCTCGAGCAGGCGCTCAAGCATCCGAACTGGAGCATGGGCCAGAAGATCACGATCGATTCGGCCTCGATGATGAACAAGGGCCTCGAGGTGATCGAGGCGTCCTACCTGTTCGCGCTCTCGCCCGACGAGATCGACGTGCTCGTTCATCCGCAGTCGATCATCCACGGCATGGTCGAATTCTCTGACCGCTCGGTGATGGCCCAGCTCGGCGCGCCCGACATGCGCACCCCGATCGCGCACTGCCTCGGCTGGCCGGATCGCATCAAGGGACCCGCGGCCAAGCTCGATCTGGCCAAGATTGGCCAGCTGACCTTCGAGGCGCCGGACTTCGAGCGCTTCCCCGGACTGCGGCTGGCCTTCGATTCGCTCCGGACCGGGAAGGGGGCGACCACCGTTTACAACGCCGCCAACGAGGTCGCGGTCGCCGCCTTCATCGCCGGCAAGATCCGGTTCGGCGCGATTGCGCGGCTGGTCGAGGCGACGCTCGATGACTGGATCCGCGGCGGCAACCAGGCGCCGATGACCTCCGCGGATGATGCAATCTCCGTTGACTATGTTGCCCGAAATAGAGCTGCCGCCCTATTGCCTCAAATTGCCTTAAAGGCATCCTAG
- the fabZ gene encoding 3-hydroxyacyl-ACP dehydratase FabZ → MMEESPVKFELVDINAILQTLPHRFPMLLIDRVINIRADYSGIGIKNVTFNEPAFQGHFPERPVYPGVMMIEAMAQTAGVIGIKSVEGTEKPRAVYFLTIDKCKFRKPVLPGDTIEYHMRSLGRRKTMWWFHGDAKVNGQVVAEADVGAMLTD, encoded by the coding sequence ATGATGGAGGAATCACCTGTTAAGTTCGAGCTGGTGGACATCAACGCGATCCTCCAGACGTTGCCGCACCGTTTTCCGATGCTGCTGATCGACCGCGTCATCAACATCCGCGCCGATTACAGCGGCATCGGCATCAAGAACGTCACGTTCAACGAGCCGGCCTTCCAGGGACACTTTCCCGAGCGTCCGGTCTATCCTGGCGTCATGATGATCGAGGCGATGGCGCAGACCGCGGGCGTGATCGGCATCAAGTCGGTCGAAGGCACCGAGAAGCCGCGGGCGGTGTATTTCCTCACCATCGACAAGTGCAAATTCCGCAAGCCGGTGCTGCCCGGCGACACCATCGAATATCACATGCGCTCGCTCGGCCGCCGCAAGACGATGTGGTGGTTTCACGGCGATGCCAAGGTCAACGGCCAGGTCGTGGCCGAAGCCGACGTCGGCGCCATGCTGACGGATTGA
- the lpxA gene encoding acyl-ACP--UDP-N-acetylglucosamine O-acyltransferase, whose amino-acid sequence MSKIDPTARVADGAVIGAGTEIGPYCIIGPHAVIGANCKLIGQVTVIGHTSVGDNCVISPFAVLGGAPQDLSYKGEPTTLEIGSGNTIREGATMNVGTVKGGGKTRVGNDGYFMNNSHVGHDCIVGNNAIFATSATLGGHCEIGDAVYIGGLSAVHQFTRIGSYVMVGGLSGVRDDIIPYGLVNGQYAVLESLNLIGMKRRKFTKQRLTAVRAFYQKLFHGPGTFAARLEAARPLASEDPAIAEILDFIGKGKRPLCLPAIAK is encoded by the coding sequence ATGAGCAAGATTGATCCCACCGCACGCGTCGCGGACGGCGCCGTGATCGGCGCGGGCACCGAGATCGGGCCCTATTGCATCATCGGCCCGCATGCCGTGATCGGCGCCAATTGCAAGCTGATCGGACAGGTCACCGTCATTGGCCACACCTCGGTCGGCGACAATTGCGTGATCTCGCCGTTCGCGGTGCTGGGCGGCGCGCCGCAGGACCTCAGCTACAAGGGCGAGCCGACCACGCTCGAGATCGGCTCCGGCAACACCATCCGCGAAGGCGCGACGATGAATGTCGGCACCGTCAAGGGCGGCGGGAAGACGCGCGTCGGCAACGACGGCTATTTCATGAACAACAGCCATGTCGGCCATGATTGCATCGTCGGCAACAACGCGATCTTCGCGACCTCGGCGACGCTCGGCGGCCACTGCGAGATCGGCGACGCCGTCTATATCGGCGGCCTCTCGGCGGTGCATCAGTTCACCCGCATCGGCTCCTATGTGATGGTGGGCGGCCTCTCGGGCGTTCGCGACGACATCATCCCGTACGGATTGGTCAACGGGCAGTATGCGGTGCTGGAGAGCCTCAACCTGATCGGCATGAAGCGGCGCAAGTTCACCAAGCAGCGGCTTACCGCCGTGCGCGCGTTCTACCAAAAACTCTTCCATGGGCCCGGCACGTTCGCCGCGCGGCTGGAGGCGGCGCGGCCACTCGCGAGCGAAGATCCGGCCATCGCCGAAATCCTCGACTTCATCGGCAAGGGCAAGCGCCCGCTCTGCCTTCCTGCCATCGCGAAGTGA
- the lpxI gene encoding UDP-2,3-diacylglucosamine diphosphatase LpxI (LpxI, functionally equivalent to LpxH, replaces it in LPS biosynthesis in a minority of bacteria.), translating to MTSAASEVSSPVGIVAGGGAMPFAVADSLAARGITPVLFPLRGACDPARVEKFRHRWISVGQLGRAMRLFREEGCRDLIFIGTLVRPSLSEIRFDVKTLRLLGNVIRAFRGGDDHLLSGVGRILEQDGFRMVGIRDVAPDLLMPEGCITRTWPADNAKADIERGRAVLTALGPFDIGQAAVVIDGHVVAVEDIEGTDALLARVARLREEGRIRAATGRGVLVKAPKSGQDLRFDLPTIGPRTIEGVAKAGLGGIAVIAGNTIAAEPQAMIALADAKYLFIIGLTA from the coding sequence ATGACATCGGCGGCTTCGGAGGTTTCATCGCCGGTCGGAATCGTCGCCGGCGGCGGCGCCATGCCCTTCGCGGTCGCCGACTCGCTTGCCGCGCGCGGTATCACGCCGGTGCTGTTTCCGCTGCGCGGGGCCTGCGATCCGGCGCGGGTGGAGAAATTCCGCCATCGCTGGATTTCGGTCGGCCAGCTCGGCCGCGCCATGCGGTTGTTCCGCGAGGAAGGCTGCCGCGACCTGATCTTCATTGGCACCTTGGTGCGCCCCTCGCTCTCCGAGATCAGGTTCGACGTCAAGACGTTGCGCCTGCTCGGCAACGTCATCCGTGCCTTCCGCGGCGGGGACGATCATCTATTGTCCGGCGTCGGCCGCATCCTCGAGCAGGACGGCTTTCGCATGGTCGGCATCAGGGATGTCGCGCCCGATCTGCTGATGCCCGAGGGTTGCATCACCCGCACGTGGCCGGCCGACAATGCCAAGGCCGACATCGAGCGCGGCCGCGCGGTGCTGACCGCGCTCGGTCCGTTCGACATCGGTCAGGCTGCGGTGGTGATCGACGGCCATGTGGTGGCGGTCGAGGACATCGAGGGCACCGACGCGCTGCTTGCGCGCGTGGCGCGGCTGCGCGAGGAGGGGCGGATCCGCGCCGCCACGGGCCGCGGCGTGCTGGTGAAGGCGCCGAAGAGCGGCCAGGATCTGCGCTTCGACCTGCCGACGATCGGTCCGCGCACGATCGAGGGTGTCGCCAAGGCCGGCCTTGGCGGCATCGCGGTCATCGCCGGCAACACGATCGCCGCCGAGCCGCAGGCGATGATCGCGCTTGCCGACGCGAAGTATCTCTTCATCATCGGGCTGACGGCGTGA
- a CDS encoding phosphatidate cytidylyltransferase, producing the protein MSEPDAVSAGEKPAPSNLVMRVLAALVLAPLAIALAYAGGWLWALLVTLVSIGLFAEWLMVVGAGSTALTGAGTIAIAMMGLCMAAGALKTAIIVGCVGGVIVMLIARGKFVWAATGFAYASAALLASILVRKDLVNGFSALMFVLLVVWATDIGGYFAGRSIGGPKLWPRVSPKKTWSGALGGFMASLAVAGGFAAFGIGKAVPLLLVGAILSVVSQAGDLFESAVKRRFGVKDSSHLIPGHGGLMDRLDGFVAAILMAWIIGFVRHGVHSAGSGLMVW; encoded by the coding sequence GTGAGCGAACCCGACGCCGTATCGGCGGGCGAAAAGCCAGCCCCGAGCAATCTCGTGATGCGGGTTCTCGCAGCGCTGGTGCTGGCGCCGCTCGCCATTGCGCTCGCCTATGCCGGCGGCTGGCTGTGGGCGCTGCTCGTCACCCTGGTGTCGATCGGACTGTTCGCGGAATGGCTGATGGTGGTGGGCGCGGGCTCGACCGCGCTGACCGGGGCAGGGACGATCGCCATCGCCATGATGGGCTTGTGCATGGCCGCCGGCGCGCTCAAGACCGCAATCATCGTTGGCTGCGTCGGCGGCGTGATCGTGATGCTGATCGCGCGCGGCAAGTTCGTTTGGGCGGCGACCGGATTCGCTTATGCGTCTGCGGCGCTGTTGGCCTCGATTTTGGTGCGGAAGGATCTGGTCAACGGCTTTTCCGCGCTGATGTTCGTGCTGCTCGTGGTGTGGGCGACCGATATCGGCGGCTATTTCGCCGGACGCAGCATTGGCGGGCCGAAGCTGTGGCCGCGCGTCAGCCCGAAGAAGACCTGGTCCGGCGCGCTCGGCGGCTTCATGGCGAGCCTTGCGGTGGCGGGCGGCTTTGCGGCCTTTGGGATCGGCAAGGCTGTTCCGCTGCTGCTCGTCGGCGCCATCCTGTCGGTGGTATCGCAGGCCGGCGATCTGTTCGAATCCGCGGTGAAGCGGCGCTTCGGGGTCAAGGATTCCAGTCACTTAATTCCCGGCCATGGCGGCCTTATGGACCGCCTGGACGGCTTTGTTGCCGCCATCCTGATGGCGTGGATTATCGGCTTTGTTCGCCATGGTGTGCATAGCGCCGGAAGCGGTCTTATGGTTTGGTGA
- a CDS encoding isoprenyl transferase: MSNAAAPATEGPDRSDAPAHVAIIMDGNGRWAAARGLPRAEGHRRGVEALRRVVRASHELGIRYLTIFSFSSENWSRPASEIGDLFGLLRRFIRNDLTSLHRDGVKVRIIGEREGLESDICALLNEAEELTRDNTRLTLVVAFNYGSRQEIAKAAQKLAREVAEGKRDPNTIDAETLGAHLDAPDIPDPDLIIRTSGEQRLSNFLMWQAAYSELVFVPIHWPDFDKAALEGAIAEFARRERRFGGLVARTAS, translated from the coding sequence ATGTCCAACGCCGCCGCGCCCGCAACGGAAGGACCCGACCGGTCCGATGCGCCTGCGCATGTCGCCATCATCATGGATGGCAACGGGCGTTGGGCCGCTGCGCGCGGCCTGCCGCGTGCGGAAGGCCATCGCCGCGGCGTCGAGGCGTTGCGCCGCGTGGTGCGTGCCTCGCACGAGCTCGGCATCCGCTATCTCACCATTTTCTCGTTCTCCTCGGAGAACTGGTCGCGGCCGGCGAGCGAGATCGGCGATCTGTTCGGCCTGCTGCGCCGCTTCATCCGCAACGATCTGACAAGCCTGCATCGTGATGGCGTCAAGGTGCGCATCATCGGCGAGCGGGAAGGACTCGAGAGCGACATCTGCGCGCTTCTGAACGAGGCCGAGGAGCTGACGCGCGACAACACGCGCCTGACACTCGTCGTCGCCTTCAATTACGGCTCGCGGCAGGAGATCGCGAAGGCGGCGCAGAAGCTCGCGCGCGAAGTTGCGGAGGGCAAGCGCGATCCCAACACGATCGACGCCGAGACGCTGGGCGCGCATCTCGATGCGCCCGACATTCCCGATCCCGATCTGATCATCCGCACCAGCGGCGAGCAGCGCCTGTCCAACTTCCTGATGTGGCAGGCCGCCTACAGCGAGCTGGTGTTCGTGCCGATTCACTGGCCCGATTTCGACAAGGCGGCGCTGGAAGGCGCGATCGCCGAATTTGCCAGGCGCGAGCGCCGTTTCGGCGGTCTGGTCGCGAGAACCGCCTCGTGA
- the bamA gene encoding outer membrane protein assembly factor BamA: MKFGLRLRGGLLATLIMFGAPVVAPVGAVFVSSSALAQTVQSISVEGNRRVEVETIRSYFKPGPGGRLDQGAIDDGLKALIETGLFQDVRINRGAGGQIIVSVVENPVIGRIAFEGNKKIKDEQLTSEVQSKARGTFSRAMVQSDTLRIAEIYRRSGRYDVRVTPEIIEQPNNRVDLIFTIDEGAKTGVKSIEFVGNNAFSSYRLRDVIKTRESNLLSFLASGDIYDPDRVEADRDLIRRFYLKNGFADVQVVAALTEYDPEKKGFNVTFKIEEGAQYRVGAVDLRSSIPNFDPSSMRSYSRVNVGSLYNVESVEKSVEEMQIEASRRGYAFAVVRPGGDRNFEAHTVSVVFNIDEGPRTYIERINLRGNTRTRDYVIRREFDISEGDAYNRALVDRAERRLKNLDYFKTVKITTEPGSSSDRVILIVDMEEKSTGDFSVSGGYSTTDGALAEVSVSERNLLGRGLFAKASVTYGQYARGYSLSFVEPYLLDYRVALGLDLYQRQQLSNSFISYGTKTLGFSPRLGFSLREDLALQLRYSIYQQEISLPGYLANCNNVQFLPDGTPNPAFNPSPAFSNATGIPLAASTNGLGCYSDGEASLPVRKELAGGKTLTSALGYSLSYNTLDNNKNPTDGLLIDFRQDFAGVGGDVSYLKSVIDAKYYAPLVSDLVGLVHLQGGMLNKIGNNELRMLDHFQMGPNLVRGFAPNGIGPRDINPFDTQDALGGTKYWGASFELQMPFWFLPKEVGLKGAVYADAGGLYDYKGPTTWSVTGETTTPANSNCIPSTTNPVSAGTCTGLIYDDSKVIRSSVGVGLIWQSPFGPLRFDYAVPLSKGKYDRTQEFRFGGGTSF, encoded by the coding sequence ATGAAGTTTGGACTGCGACTCCGGGGGGGCTTGCTCGCAACCCTGATCATGTTCGGCGCGCCGGTGGTTGCCCCGGTCGGGGCTGTTTTCGTGTCTTCGTCTGCGCTCGCGCAGACCGTCCAGTCGATTTCCGTCGAAGGGAATCGTCGTGTCGAGGTGGAGACGATCCGATCCTATTTCAAGCCGGGTCCGGGCGGCCGCCTGGATCAAGGCGCCATCGACGACGGCCTCAAGGCCCTGATCGAGACCGGCCTGTTCCAGGACGTCAGGATCAACCGCGGCGCCGGCGGCCAGATCATCGTCTCCGTGGTGGAAAACCCGGTGATCGGTCGCATCGCCTTCGAGGGCAACAAGAAGATCAAGGACGAGCAGCTCACCTCCGAAGTCCAATCCAAGGCGCGCGGCACCTTCTCCCGCGCCATGGTGCAGTCCGACACGCTGCGAATCGCCGAGATCTACCGGCGCTCGGGCCGCTACGACGTGCGCGTCACGCCTGAAATCATCGAGCAGCCGAACAACCGCGTCGATCTGATCTTCACGATCGATGAGGGCGCCAAGACCGGCGTCAAGTCGATCGAATTCGTCGGCAACAACGCGTTCTCGTCCTACCGCCTGCGCGACGTCATCAAGACCCGCGAATCGAATCTGCTGAGCTTCCTCGCCAGCGGCGACATCTACGATCCAGATCGCGTCGAAGCCGACCGCGACCTGATCCGCCGCTTCTATCTCAAGAACGGCTTTGCCGACGTGCAGGTCGTGGCCGCGCTCACCGAATACGATCCGGAGAAGAAGGGCTTCAACGTCACCTTCAAGATCGAGGAAGGCGCCCAGTACCGCGTCGGCGCGGTCGATCTCCGCTCCAGCATCCCGAACTTCGATCCCAGCTCGATGCGCTCTTATTCGCGCGTCAATGTCGGCTCGCTCTACAACGTCGAATCGGTCGAGAAGTCGGTCGAGGAGATGCAGATCGAGGCCTCGCGCCGCGGCTATGCCTTCGCCGTGGTCCGTCCCGGCGGCGACCGCAATTTCGAGGCGCATACCGTCTCCGTCGTGTTCAACATCGACGAGGGCCCGCGTACCTATATCGAGCGCATCAACCTGCGCGGCAACACCCGCACGCGCGACTACGTCATCCGCCGCGAGTTCGACATCTCCGAGGGCGATGCCTACAACCGCGCCCTGGTCGATCGTGCCGAGCGGCGCCTGAAGAACCTCGACTACTTCAAGACCGTGAAGATCACGACGGAGCCCGGCTCGTCGAGCGATCGCGTGATCCTGATCGTGGACATGGAAGAGAAATCGACCGGCGACTTCTCGGTCTCGGGCGGTTACTCCACCACCGATGGTGCGCTCGCCGAAGTCTCGGTCTCCGAGCGCAACCTGCTCGGCCGCGGCCTGTTCGCCAAGGCGTCGGTGACCTATGGCCAGTATGCCCGCGGCTACTCGCTGTCGTTCGTCGAGCCGTATCTGCTCGACTACCGCGTCGCGCTCGGCCTCGACCTCTATCAGCGCCAGCAACTGTCCAACAGCTTCATCTCCTACGGCACCAAGACGCTCGGCTTCTCGCCGCGTCTCGGCTTCTCCTTGCGTGAAGACCTGGCGCTCCAGCTGCGCTACTCGATCTACCAGCAGGAAATCTCGCTGCCGGGCTACCTTGCGAACTGTAACAACGTCCAGTTCCTGCCGGATGGGACGCCGAATCCGGCCTTCAACCCGAGCCCGGCCTTTTCCAACGCAACTGGTATCCCCCTTGCCGCTTCGACCAACGGCTTGGGCTGCTACAGCGACGGCGAAGCCTCGCTGCCGGTGCGCAAGGAGCTTGCTGGCGGCAAGACCCTGACGTCGGCGCTCGGCTACTCGCTGAGCTACAACACGCTGGACAACAACAAGAACCCGACCGACGGTCTGCTCATCGACTTCCGTCAGGACTTCGCCGGCGTCGGCGGCGACGTCTCCTACCTGAAGTCCGTGATCGATGCGAAGTACTACGCTCCGCTGGTGTCCGACCTCGTCGGCCTCGTCCACCTTCAGGGCGGCATGCTGAACAAGATCGGCAACAACGAACTGCGCATGCTCGATCACTTCCAGATGGGCCCGAACCTCGTCCGCGGCTTCGCCCCGAACGGCATCGGTCCGCGCGACATCAATCCGTTCGACACGCAGGACGCGCTCGGCGGCACCAAGTACTGGGGCGCTTCGTTCGAATTGCAGATGCCGTTCTGGTTCCTGCCGAAGGAAGTGGGTCTGAAGGGTGCGGTCTATGCCGATGCCGGCGGTCTGTATGACTACAAGGGACCGACGACGTGGAGCGTGACCGGCGAAACGACCACGCCAGCCAACTCGAACTGCATCCCCTCGACCACCAATCCGGTGTCCGCGGGAACCTGTACCGGCCTGATCTATGACGACAGCAAGGTGATCCGCTCATCGGTCGGCGTCGGCCTGATCTGGCAGTCGCCGTTCGGACCGCTGCGCTTCGACTACGCCGTGCCGCTCAGCAAGGGCAAGTACGACCGCACGCAGGAGTTCCGGTTCGGCGGCGGTACCTCGTTCTAA
- the rseP gene encoding RIP metalloprotease RseP codes for MIDFFVHSFNALSHGLLGYVVPFLFVLTIVVFFHELGHFLVARWAGVRVLTFSLGFGPELVGFNDRHGTRWKISAIPLGGYVKFFGDESEASTPSAEMLAAMTAEERAGSFHHKKVGPRAAIVAAGPIANFILGALIFAGMALYYGKPSTIARVDGVVAEGAAAAAGFKIGDVVVQIDGKPIESFADMQRIVAMNAGSALAFQVKRDGAIVSLTATPALLERKDPFGNSHRVGVLGVEHKSQAGEASTAPVGIGEALKIGVEQVWFIITSTFKFLGSLFVGQGNPNEVSGVLGIAKMSGQAASAGFQFVINLCAVLSVSIGLLNLFPIPLLDGGHLMFYAAEVVRGRPLSERTQEMGFRIGLGLVLMLMVFATYNDILRMAAS; via the coding sequence ATGATCGACTTTTTCGTCCATAGTTTCAATGCCTTGAGCCATGGGCTTCTCGGTTACGTGGTTCCCTTCCTGTTCGTCCTGACCATCGTGGTGTTCTTCCACGAGCTCGGCCATTTCCTGGTCGCGCGCTGGGCAGGCGTGCGCGTGCTGACCTTTTCGCTCGGTTTCGGACCCGAGCTGGTCGGTTTCAACGATCGCCACGGCACCCGCTGGAAGATCTCGGCCATCCCGCTCGGCGGCTACGTCAAGTTCTTCGGCGACGAGAGCGAAGCCTCGACCCCGTCGGCCGAGATGCTCGCGGCCATGACCGCGGAGGAGCGCGCCGGCAGCTTCCACCACAAGAAGGTCGGCCCGCGTGCCGCCATTGTCGCGGCCGGCCCGATCGCGAATTTCATCCTGGGTGCGCTGATCTTCGCCGGCATGGCGCTTTATTACGGCAAGCCGAGCACGATCGCGCGCGTTGACGGCGTCGTCGCCGAAGGCGCTGCGGCCGCAGCCGGCTTCAAGATCGGCGACGTCGTCGTCCAGATCGACGGCAAGCCGATCGAGAGCTTCGCCGACATGCAGCGAATCGTCGCGATGAATGCTGGTTCGGCGCTTGCCTTCCAGGTGAAGCGGGACGGCGCCATCGTGTCGCTGACCGCAACCCCGGCATTGCTCGAGCGCAAGGATCCCTTCGGCAACAGCCACAGAGTCGGCGTGCTCGGCGTCGAGCACAAATCGCAGGCCGGCGAGGCCTCGACCGCGCCGGTCGGTATCGGTGAAGCGCTCAAGATCGGCGTCGAGCAGGTCTGGTTCATCATCACCAGCACCTTCAAGTTCCTGGGCTCGCTATTCGTCGGACAGGGCAATCCGAACGAGGTCAGCGGCGTCCTGGGAATCGCGAAGATGTCGGGGCAGGCGGCCAGCGCCGGGTTCCAGTTCGTGATCAACCTGTGCGCGGTGCTGTCAGTGTCGATCGGTCTGCTGAACCTGTTCCCGATTCCGCTGCTCGATGGCGGTCACCTTATGTTCTACGCAGCGGAAGTGGTGCGCGGCCGGCCTCTATCCGAGCGAACTCAGGAAATGGGGTTCCGAATCGGACTCGGTTTGGTGCTGATGCTGATGGTGTTTGCGACCTACAACGACATCCTTCGGATGGCGGCTTCCTGA
- the lpxD gene encoding UDP-3-O-(3-hydroxymyristoyl)glucosamine N-acyltransferase, giving the protein MAQPTFFTKPPATALADIATLTKAQLVDPGRGGQIITGLASLDEAGPMHLAFFDNLKYADQLKATKAGACLVSPRFEAQVPAHVAVLRAAQPFRAFVRIAREWHGDALRPQSWVGNDGIAPSAIIDPTARLEDGVIVDPLAVIGPDVEIGSGTVVGVGAVIGPGVKIGRDCNVGARTAIQCALIGNNVLIHPGCSIGQDGYGFIFFGPEGHLKVPQTGRVLIQNDVEVGAGTTIDRGSLRDTVIGEGTKIDNQVQIGHNVTIGRHCLLAAQIGLAGSLTIGDNVALGAKVGINNHLKIGDGAQVTAMSAVKDDIPPGGRWGGHFAKPTKQWFKEIIAVERLVRDSKADPKDEGRE; this is encoded by the coding sequence ATGGCGCAGCCGACCTTCTTCACGAAACCGCCTGCCACAGCGCTGGCTGATATTGCCACGCTGACCAAGGCGCAGCTTGTCGACCCCGGCCGGGGCGGCCAGATCATCACGGGCCTCGCTTCGCTGGACGAGGCCGGCCCGATGCATCTGGCGTTCTTCGACAACCTCAAATACGCCGACCAGCTCAAGGCGACCAAGGCCGGCGCCTGCCTCGTCAGCCCGCGTTTCGAAGCCCAGGTGCCCGCACATGTGGCCGTGCTGCGGGCGGCGCAGCCGTTCCGCGCCTTCGTCAGGATCGCACGGGAATGGCACGGTGACGCGCTACGGCCGCAATCCTGGGTCGGCAATGACGGCATTGCGCCCTCCGCCATCATCGACCCCACGGCGCGACTCGAGGACGGCGTGATCGTCGATCCCCTGGCGGTGATCGGCCCGGACGTGGAGATCGGCAGCGGCACGGTGGTCGGCGTCGGCGCCGTGATCGGCCCCGGCGTCAAGATCGGCCGGGACTGCAATGTCGGCGCCCGCACCGCAATCCAGTGCGCCCTGATCGGCAACAACGTGCTGATCCACCCGGGCTGCTCGATCGGCCAGGACGGCTACGGCTTCATCTTCTTCGGCCCGGAAGGCCATCTGAAGGTGCCGCAGACCGGTCGGGTGTTGATCCAGAACGACGTCGAGGTCGGGGCGGGCACCACGATCGACCGCGGCAGCTTGCGGGATACCGTGATTGGCGAGGGGACCAAAATCGACAATCAGGTCCAGATCGGCCACAATGTGACGATCGGCCGGCACTGCCTGCTGGCAGCCCAGATCGGGCTCGCCGGCAGCCTGACCATCGGCGACAACGTGGCGCTGGGAGCGAAGGTTGGCATCAACAACCACCTCAAGATCGGCGACGGGGCGCAGGTGACCGCCATGAGCGCCGTCAAGGACGACATCCCACCGGGCGGGCGTTGGGGCGGGCATTTCGCCAAGCCGACCAAACAGTGGTTCAAGGAGATCATCGCGGTGGAGCGCCTGGTACGCGACAGCAAGGCCGATCCGAAGGACGAGGGACGGGAATGA